CGGCGACTTCATCCGCAACCACTTCAAAGAAGAGGTTTAAGACGGCGCGTGCGTCGGTTTCCGTGACGAGTGTTCCCCTTCGCGTCATCTTTGTGATGATATCCTCAAAAGTTAAAGAGTCATTGGCGATAACCCGAGCCGATTGGTCGTTCGGGTCGGGCGTAATCGGATTCGGCTGCAAATAATAGTTTATAGGCATAGTTGTAAAGATGTTTTAGAGATTGAAAAAACAATGAAACATTCTCATTCTATGGATGCCAATCAAACACACGGTAGCCTTGTCTAGAATGCACCAATGCACGGCGCAGCATTTATGAAGCGTAACGAAAGAAACAGTGAATTTGAGAGAACGGAGTAGAACGCCGGGGAACTTTGGGGTTCCGGGGGTTCTAAACAGCATCGGGTTATTTTAAGATATTTTTTTGAAGATTTCAAGGAAAGACATGTCTCTACAGCCGATAAAATAGATTTTAACAAAAATTTAATCGTGAGTTTATAAGAAAATCAATTTAGAAAGTATGGAGAAAATGAGAAATTACTCACAACTACAAAAAAGGCGACCCTTTGGCCGCCTTTTTCCTTTTAGTTTAATCTTCAACAGGGAAATCGCTTAATTTTAATACAGAATCACCAGAGGTTTCTTTTGAGGGTTGCCACGCGCGCACATGAATAATCGGGGAGTTTTCATCTCTAAAGTCAATCAGCAAAAATAAATAGCCTCTATCGGAATAATTGGGCGTAGCATAGTTCTGAACCAAATTGACCCCATAAATATGCGGCAAAGCGGGATGCCGAACGACTTCAAGGCTATCAAATTCAACTTTTATGTACCTTGAAGCCTTAAAAACATCGCGCAGGCGTTTCATATACTGCGCTTTTGTTTGCCGGATCAGTTCAACCCGAGCCGGTGCCAAACCCATCATATCTTTTGAAGGCTTTTCTTGAATTACTTTTCCGGTGATAATGAGCGCATTATCACTAAATACTTTTTGGAGAAATAAAATATCCTTGCGGTTATATGAAGTTCGAAAGTTCTCGGCAAAGTCCAAAATGAGTTTCCTAAGCCGTAAATCGGTGACATCTTCGCCATTTGTTACCTTAGTCGCTTGAGTGCCAAGCCCGAAATACAAATCTTCAATTTCACCCTTAAGATTAAATACAAAAACGCCGAGTTCTTTTTGAATTGAGCCGTCATCTAAAGTTAAAGAAAGCGGAATATCTCGGATTTCATATCCTTTGCCCGTTGGCAATTCCAATAAATTTACTTTTAATTCTAATTCCGTGCACCGAAAAGCTTGTGTTTGCCAAAGCCGTTTAATGGCAAATTTTCCTTCAAGGGATATCGCCACATCGGTGAAATCCGGCTCCGTTTCTGCCTCTAAAAATCCTGAATTAAAATTGTTAAGAAGTTTCGTTACGGATTTTTCTATTGTGCTCTGAGCCGCTTTATTTTTTGATTGATTTAAAAAAGAAACTTTCGTTTTATTTTGTGCCACTACTTCTAACCCGAAAATCAAAAAAAGAACGATGAAAAAAAAGTGAGAAATTTGATGTTTTTTCATTTGAAAATATTAATTAATTAATTTGAACCCAAATTGCCTGCATGCCTTTTGTTTTTTCCTTAACATCCTGAAGTGATTCACCGGTAAAAAAATCTTTTCGGGTTTTATCTGTCTGCAAATCAGTGAAAATGGTGCTTAATTTTTTTTCTTTTGGATTAACCACAATAACCACACATCGATCGGTGTTGGAGAAATCGGTTTGCCTTCCAAAAGTAATTTTACCTTTATTTTTCAATTCAGTGAGAACTGAAAAAACTGAATCCGCCGAAGTAACCGGGCTAAGCGACGCCAATATTGGTGGCAATTGAATTTTTGGAACGGCAATAATGTCAACCCCCTCTGAGGCATTTGCTTTGACTTCAATCTCTTTTGTAACCTTAAAGTCTTTAATGTTATTCACCGTTAGGGTGACTTTATAAACACCCGGTTTTGCATAACGCGTTGATGCCTTAAACGTCTTTGACGTATTCCCGTCTCCAAAATCCCAATTGATTCCATCAGGCAAAAGACTCACGTGTTTTAATATTGGGGTAAAAACCACATTGAACTCATTTATTTCTGCAGAAAAATCAATGTTTACTATTTTTGAAAATTCAATTTGAAGTCTTCTCTGATCGATAAAACGCTCCGATTCAAAATTCTCCAACATATCGGGTGGGAGTGATTTTTTATCTAAATACGGAATAAGTTTCAACCGAAATTCTTTCTTTGGCGCGTCCGGGTCACCATAAAGTGTAAATTTTCCCTTGCCATCAATCACCGTTATTTGCGGGGAATCTTGGCTTTCAAGCTTCGCAAAAAGCTTTTCAACCGGTTGATTTCGATAATAAAGTTCAACAGGAATTGTAAAAGCCGAGGTTCTCTCCGTCCCGCTTTCTTCAATATTATTGGCAAGAACCTTAATATCAATTTGTGAGAAATAAAGCTTTAACTTTAAATCCAAAAAAGCTCGTGCATCAGGAAACTCAACATTTTGAAGTTCACTTTTATACTTGATTGGTTTAGGGGAATAAAAGGATTGAAGATAAGCTCGAAGGTATTGATCAATTGATTTACTCAGCCCAAGATTTTTTTCAACTTGCTCAGCGGTAAGTATCACGCCACGTAATTGTTCCGCAACATCATTAAATGACGCTTCTACGTCTGAAAGCTTTATGAAAGCAAAAGCCTTATACTTTCCATCGTTTTGTTTACCACCATCTATAAACCTTAGGCCTTGAAGATTTAATCGCGAAGTGGAACGCACCGTCATACTGTAACTTTCGGTGTATTCACCGTTTACTTGCTTCGATTCAAGATTGGATTGTGAAAAAACATTTTGCACAATCTGTTCTATAACGAGTTTCTTTGCAGCGTTTCTTGCGGCTTCCAAACTTTCATCACTTATTTCAGCAAAAAGAAAAGACGGGTCAGTTCGAATGCCGCTTACCTTAACATTGTATTGCTGAGTATCATCTTGTGATAACAATTGAGAGGATGAAAATAGAAGAAAAGAAATGCCAAGGATTAAAAATCGATGTCGAAATCGTTTCATTAGAGGAAAAAAGAGTTTAAATGAAGTGAGTAAATTCAAATAAAAAAATAAACAAAAAAAAGCCTGATTCCAAGAATCAGGCTTTAATTTTAATGCGAAAAAAGAAATTCTTTATTGAACTCCACCCACCGCTTCGAGCGTGCTCTTGAGTGTTTCGGGATTGTAATTTTTGAACGATTCAATCGGTGATTCTTCTCCAATTGTCAATGTCGGAATTGAAGCCCCCTGCCCTGCTCTGACAATGCCATCGGGAATAGAGCGGGTTCTCACGAGCGGAATATTTGCAGTAAAAAGGCGATTAATGACTTTGATAAATTCGTTCGCCACCACCCCGTGTGCTTTCGGCGAAGGATGTACCCCATCCATTGTAAATAAGCCACCGGAACCTAAAGCAGTTTTCAAGAATTCACCATCACTCCAAATTCCGCCGGCACCAACAATGCCATTGAAGAGCGCATTTACATCCACAAGCCCATCGGCTCTTGAAGGGACTTGTGCACGAATGGCATTATTAAAATTCGTTACGGCTGTACGGGCAATAGTAAGTTCACCATCATCCAAAATAAATTGGTTAGGAATCGGGTTAGACACTGAAAGCCCAAATGGAGCTCCGGTATTAATTCCAAGATTTGCCAAAATCAGTGAGTCTTGAACGTTGGTAGGAAGCGTTGTGATATTCGAAATCGCAGCTCTCAAAATACCGGCCCAATAACCGCGCGCAAAAGTTCTTGCGGTTGAACCAACTTGCTGAATGGCAGTACCACCTGTGAGCAAGACTAATCCGCGAACGCCAACATCACGCGTGCGAAGCCAAGTCGGCGTTCCCATTGCAGGATTTGCTCCCGGCCCGGGGCCGCGTTGGTAAACCACACTATCGATTCTATTAATTGTTAATAATGTTCTAAAATTTGCAGAAATCGTTGTGAAAAAAGGAATAGCCGTTACATCTGGAATATTTCCAAGAATTATTCGAGTATTGGCATCCACTTTCGCCACACGAAGGGCAGAATCTAGAGCAAAATTAAATGTTGCAACATTCGTTGGCGCGGTTGGAGATACACCGCCGCTGGTTGCATATCCCAAGACATCATTATTCCCAAGCCAAAAAGTAACCAATTTATTTCCGGTTTGCGGTTGTAAAACGGCTCTTGCTTGTTGAACCGGCGAGGTATTTCCCAGCAAAGGATTTCTTAATACAGGGTCAATTAGAGCGGATCTCGAGAAACTATTGCTTGCCGTAAAAGCGCCCCAAGCATCTGCCATTACAATTCCGGGTATTGCAAGATTGTTATAAGGACGGCTTAATGCTGAATTCTTCAGCGTAAGAGTAGTATTCGGATTTGTTGATGTTATTGGTGAACCGGTTGAAGTGTAGCCTGCAAGCTCGATTCTTCCGGGTGAGCCGGGCTCGGCAACTAAAGGCATTTGAAACTTCGAAGTGCCACTGCCCACTTCTCCATTTCCGTGTGCTTGACGAGCGATAATAGCCGGATAACTATAAAATTGCCCGGATTCATACAATGAGCCTGAAAGAAAACCCGCCGTGATACTATTTCCCAATGCGACATACCGCGAAGCATCGAAAGTACCAAGTTCCCCAGTACC
This DNA window, taken from Chloroherpetonaceae bacterium, encodes the following:
- a CDS encoding SGNH/GDSL hydrolase family protein; this translates as MAKRHSLYIQSFFSIILAIGLLGCQDTPTSPSIDNFGDPGTGELGTFDASRYVALGNSITAGFLSGSLYESGQFYSYPAIIARQAHGNGEVGSGTSKFQMPLVAEPGSPGRIELAGYTSTGSPITSTNPNTTLTLKNSALSRPYNNLAIPGIVMADAWGAFTASNSFSRSALIDPVLRNPLLGNTSPVQQARAVLQPQTGNKLVTFWLGNNDVLGYATSGGVSPTAPTNVATFNFALDSALRVAKVDANTRIILGNIPDVTAIPFFTTISANFRTLLTINRIDSVVYQRGPGPGANPAMGTPTWLRTRDVGVRGLVLLTGGTAIQQVGSTARTFARGYWAGILRAAISNITTLPTNVQDSLILANLGINTGAPFGLSVSNPIPNQFILDDGELTIARTAVTNFNNAIRAQVPSRADGLVDVNALFNGIVGAGGIWSDGEFLKTALGSGGLFTMDGVHPSPKAHGVVANEFIKVINRLFTANIPLVRTRSIPDGIVRAGQGASIPTLTIGEESPIESFKNYNPETLKSTLEAVGGVQ
- a CDS encoding PKD domain-containing protein, whose translation is MKRFRHRFLILGISFLLFSSSQLLSQDDTQQYNVKVSGIRTDPSFLFAEISDESLEAARNAAKKLVIEQIVQNVFSQSNLESKQVNGEYTESYSMTVRSTSRLNLQGLRFIDGGKQNDGKYKAFAFIKLSDVEASFNDVAEQLRGVILTAEQVEKNLGLSKSIDQYLRAYLQSFYSPKPIKYKSELQNVEFPDARAFLDLKLKLYFSQIDIKVLANNIEESGTERTSAFTIPVELYYRNQPVEKLFAKLESQDSPQITVIDGKGKFTLYGDPDAPKKEFRLKLIPYLDKKSLPPDMLENFESERFIDQRRLQIEFSKIVNIDFSAEINEFNVVFTPILKHVSLLPDGINWDFGDGNTSKTFKASTRYAKPGVYKVTLTVNNIKDFKVTKEIEVKANASEGVDIIAVPKIQLPPILASLSPVTSADSVFSVLTELKNKGKITFGRQTDFSNTDRCVVIVVNPKEKKLSTIFTDLQTDKTRKDFFTGESLQDVKEKTKGMQAIWVQIN